A genome region from Defluviimonas aquaemixtae includes the following:
- a CDS encoding YidH family protein translates to MSKKQTESEYRTDLARDRTLLANERTFASWNGLGLGSVGVAVALKAVFGAFEPTWAAKLVASMFLLAAVLVFWAARHQACKTYARLQEAEAEAQPPSRMTTLAWVLSLSTIATGVVLWSL, encoded by the coding sequence ATGAGCAAAAAGCAGACGGAATCCGAATACCGGACGGATCTGGCTCGGGATCGGACGCTTCTGGCCAACGAGCGCACGTTTGCGAGCTGGAACGGCCTTGGCCTCGGCTCCGTCGGCGTGGCGGTCGCGCTCAAGGCAGTGTTCGGTGCGTTTGAGCCGACCTGGGCGGCAAAGCTGGTCGCGTCGATGTTCCTCTTGGCGGCGGTGCTCGTCTTCTGGGCTGCACGGCATCAGGCCTGCAAGACCTATGCGCGGCTTCAGGAGGCCGAAGCCGAGGCGCAGCCACCGTCGCGGATGACAACGCTCGCCTGGGTCCTGTCGCTTTCAACCATCGCGACCGGTGTCGTGCTTTGGAGCCTGTGA
- a CDS encoding DNA polymerase III subunit gamma/tau has translation MSETTGTRYQVLARKYRPETFADLVGQEAMVRTLKNAFAADRIAQAFIMTGIRGTGKTTTARIIAKGMNCVGEDGTGGPTTDPCGKCEHCVAIMEGRHVDVIEMDAASNTGVQNIRDAIIDSVAYRAASARYRVFIIDEVHMLSTSAFNALLKTLEEPPAHVKFIFATTEIRKVPVTVLSRCQRFDLRRIEPEVMIALLRKIATAEKAEITDDALALITRAAEGSARDATSLLDQAISHGAGETTADEVRAMLGLADRGRVMDLFDLILRGDAAGALNELGAQYSDGADPMAVLRDLAEITHWVSVIKITPEAADDPTVPPDERARGLGMAEALPMRVLTRLWQMLLKSLEEVAAAPNAMMAAEMAVIRMTHVAELPDPEQLLRRLSNGPGPTAPAPQGRGPAPSTGATHSAPRATSISSPGPGGAATALATAPEVALARYATFPAVVELIRSNRDVKLLIEVENHLRLVRYAPGRIEFQPTEEAPSDLAQTLGQRLQSWTGVRWGVSVVAEGGGPTIAEERDADRITAEAAAMENPIVKAVFAAFPNAKIIDIRTPEETEAQAEADALPEVEDEWDPFEDN, from the coding sequence ATGTCAGAGACGACCGGGACCCGATACCAGGTCCTCGCCCGCAAGTACCGCCCGGAAACCTTCGCCGACCTTGTCGGTCAGGAGGCGATGGTGCGCACGCTGAAGAACGCCTTCGCTGCCGACCGGATCGCGCAGGCTTTCATCATGACGGGCATAAGGGGGACCGGAAAGACGACGACAGCGCGGATCATCGCCAAGGGGATGAACTGCGTCGGCGAGGACGGCACGGGCGGGCCGACGACGGACCCGTGCGGCAAGTGCGAACATTGCGTTGCCATCATGGAAGGCCGCCATGTCGACGTGATCGAGATGGACGCGGCCTCAAATACCGGTGTCCAGAACATCCGTGACGCGATTATCGACAGCGTGGCCTATCGCGCCGCCTCGGCCCGCTACAGGGTGTTCATCATCGACGAAGTCCACATGTTGTCGACGAGCGCGTTCAACGCGCTTCTGAAGACGCTGGAGGAACCGCCCGCGCATGTGAAGTTCATCTTCGCCACGACCGAGATCCGCAAGGTGCCGGTCACTGTGCTGTCGCGCTGCCAGCGCTTCGATCTGAGGCGGATCGAGCCCGAGGTGATGATCGCGCTTCTGCGCAAGATCGCGACGGCGGAGAAGGCCGAGATCACGGACGACGCGCTCGCGCTGATCACGCGGGCGGCGGAAGGCTCGGCGCGCGACGCGACCTCGCTGCTCGATCAGGCGATTTCGCACGGCGCGGGGGAGACCACGGCCGATGAGGTCCGCGCGATGCTGGGGCTGGCCGACCGGGGCCGGGTCATGGACCTCTTTGACCTGATCCTCAGGGGTGATGCGGCGGGAGCTTTGAACGAGCTTGGCGCGCAGTATTCCGACGGGGCCGACCCGATGGCGGTGTTGCGCGATCTGGCCGAGATCACCCACTGGGTCAGCGTCATCAAGATCACGCCGGAGGCCGCCGACGACCCGACCGTTCCGCCGGACGAACGCGCGCGCGGGCTCGGCATGGCAGAGGCGCTGCCAATGCGCGTGCTGACGCGGCTTTGGCAGATGCTGCTAAAATCGCTGGAAGAGGTCGCGGCCGCACCGAACGCCATGATGGCCGCCGAAATGGCGGTGATCCGCATGACACATGTCGCGGAATTGCCCGACCCTGAGCAGCTTCTGCGCCGCCTGTCGAATGGACCCGGACCTACCGCGCCCGCTCCGCAGGGACGCGGCCCCGCGCCGTCGACCGGCGCAACGCATAGCGCGCCGCGGGCCACGTCCATTTCGTCGCCCGGCCCAGGCGGTGCTGCGACGGCGCTTGCGACAGCGCCGGAAGTTGCGCTGGCCCGCTACGCGACCTTTCCGGCGGTCGTGGAGCTGATCCGCTCTAACCGCGACGTGAAGCTTTTGATCGAGGTCGAGAATCATCTGCGGCTTGTCCGCTATGCACCAGGCCGGATTGAGTTTCAGCCGACCGAGGAGGCGCCGTCCGATCTTGCGCAGACGCTCGGTCAAAGGCTGCAAAGCTGGACCGGCGTGCGCTGGGGCGTTTCTGTTGTCGCCGAGGGCGGCGGCCCGACCATCGCCGAGGAGCGCGATGCCGACCGGATCACCGCCGAAGCGGCGGCGATGGAAAATCCGATTGTGAAAGCGGTCTTCGCTGCCTTCCCGAACGCGAAGATCATCGATATCAGGACGCCCGAGGAAACCGAGGCCCAGGCGGAGGCCGATGCCCTGCCCGAGGTCGAGGACGAATGGGATCCGTTCGAGGACAACTGA
- a CDS encoding YbaB/EbfC family nucleoid-associated protein, translating to MLKGLGGLGGLGDMTKMMKAAQDMQEKMAALTEEMDRIIVTGESGAGLVKAVCSAKGELKSLDIDASIFQPSEKEVVEDLILAAIKDAQKRAADRMREEQAKMMQAMGLPADMKLPF from the coding sequence ATGTTGAAGGGCTTGGGTGGGCTCGGCGGTCTTGGCGACATGACCAAGATGATGAAGGCCGCGCAGGACATGCAAGAAAAGATGGCCGCGCTTACCGAGGAGATGGACCGCATCATTGTCACCGGTGAAAGCGGGGCGGGGCTCGTCAAGGCGGTGTGCTCGGCGAAGGGAGAGTTGAAGTCGCTCGACATCGACGCGTCGATTTTCCAGCCGTCCGAAAAGGAGGTCGTCGAGGATCTGATCCTCGCCGCGATCAAGGACGCGCAGAAGCGCGCGGCCGACCGCATGCGCGAAGAACAGGCCAAGATGATGCAGGCGATGGGCCTGCCGGCCGACATGAAACTGCCGTTCTGA
- the recR gene encoding recombination mediator RecR — MSEATRDIEALIELMARLPGLGPRSARRAVLHLIKKRGQVMGPLAEAMATVAASARECATCGNIGTADICDICRDDRRATGEICVVEDVADLWAMERGQAFKGRYHVLGGTLSALDAVGPEDLGIPKLLTRIRDESIGEVILALNATVDGQTTAHYIADALEGTGVAVTSLAQGVPIGGELDYLDDGTIQAALRARKRL; from the coding sequence TTGAGCGAGGCCACCCGCGACATAGAGGCGTTGATCGAGCTGATGGCCCGGCTGCCGGGACTCGGCCCCCGGTCGGCGCGGCGCGCGGTGCTGCACCTGATCAAGAAGCGCGGACAGGTGATGGGCCCTCTGGCCGAAGCGATGGCGACAGTCGCTGCAAGTGCCCGCGAATGCGCGACTTGCGGCAATATCGGCACCGCCGATATCTGCGACATTTGCCGGGACGATCGCCGCGCCACGGGCGAGATCTGCGTCGTCGAGGATGTCGCCGACCTCTGGGCGATGGAGCGGGGACAGGCGTTCAAGGGACGCTACCACGTGCTGGGCGGCACGCTCTCGGCGCTTGACGCCGTGGGTCCGGAGGATCTGGGCATCCCGAAACTTCTCACGCGCATCCGCGATGAGAGCATCGGCGAAGTGATCCTCGCGCTGAACGCCACCGTCGACGGCCAGACGACCGCGCATTACATCGCCGATGCGCTGGAGGGCACGGGCGTCGCCGTCACCTCGCTCGCCCAGGGCGTCCCGATCGGGGGCGAGCTCGACTATCTCGACGACGGTACGATCCAGGCCGCGCTGCGCGCGCGCAAGCGTCTTTAG
- a CDS encoding adenylosuccinate synthase encodes MANVAVVGAQWGDEGKGKIVDWLSERADVIARFQGGHNAGHTLVIGDTTFKLSLLPSGIVRKGKLAVIGNGVVLDPWSLFAEIDKLTAQGVDISTENLMIAENTPLILPLHQDLDRLREEAAGAAKIGTTGRGIGPAYEDKVGRRTIRVADLSDEETLDARIDRLLAHHDALRQGLKAAPIDRAELKAKLKEIAPKLLAYAQPVWKVMDEMRRAGKRILFEGAQGALLDIDFGTYPYVTSSTTMSGMAATGTGMGPSSVDFVLGIVKAYTTRVGEGPFPTELHDADGQRLGERGHEFGTVTGRKRRCGWFDAVLVRQTCAISGVNGIALTKLDVLDGFETLKICTSYEIDGVTYDYLPTAAALQAKVQPIYEEMEGWSESTAGARSWADLPAAAIKYVRRVEELIRCPVALLSTSPERDDTILVTDPFAD; translated from the coding sequence ATGGCCAATGTCGCTGTTGTGGGCGCCCAATGGGGTGACGAAGGCAAGGGCAAGATCGTCGACTGGCTGTCCGAGCGCGCCGACGTGATCGCGCGGTTCCAGGGCGGGCACAATGCCGGCCATACGCTGGTGATCGGCGACACCACGTTCAAGCTGTCGCTCCTGCCGTCGGGCATTGTCAGGAAAGGCAAGCTTGCCGTGATCGGCAACGGCGTCGTGCTCGATCCCTGGTCGCTGTTTGCCGAGATCGATAAGCTGACGGCACAGGGCGTTGATATTTCGACGGAAAACCTGATGATCGCCGAGAATACGCCGCTGATATTGCCGTTGCACCAGGACCTCGACCGTCTGCGCGAGGAAGCGGCGGGTGCCGCGAAGATCGGCACGACCGGGCGCGGCATCGGGCCGGCCTACGAGGACAAGGTGGGCCGCCGGACGATCCGCGTGGCCGATCTTAGCGACGAGGAAACGCTGGACGCGCGTATCGACCGGCTGCTCGCGCATCACGACGCGCTCAGGCAGGGCCTGAAGGCGGCTCCGATCGACCGGGCGGAGTTGAAAGCGAAGCTCAAGGAGATCGCGCCCAAGCTCTTGGCCTACGCTCAGCCAGTCTGGAAGGTCATGGACGAGATGCGCCGGGCGGGCAAGCGCATCCTGTTCGAGGGCGCGCAGGGAGCGCTTCTCGACATCGATTTCGGGACCTATCCCTACGTGACCTCGTCCACCACCATGTCGGGCATGGCTGCGACCGGGACCGGCATGGGTCCGTCCTCTGTCGATTTCGTTCTTGGCATCGTCAAGGCCTACACGACCCGCGTGGGCGAGGGACCGTTCCCGACCGAACTGCACGATGCGGACGGCCAGCGGCTGGGCGAACGGGGGCACGAATTCGGCACCGTCACGGGGCGCAAGCGGCGCTGCGGCTGGTTCGACGCGGTGCTCGTCCGCCAGACCTGCGCCATTTCCGGCGTCAACGGGATCGCGCTGACGAAGCTTGATGTGCTCGACGGGTTCGAGACGCTGAAGATCTGCACGAGCTACGAGATCGACGGCGTGACCTACGACTACCTCCCGACTGCGGCGGCTTTGCAGGCAAAGGTCCAGCCCATCTACGAAGAGATGGAAGGCTGGTCTGAATCGACTGCCGGCGCCCGAAGCTGGGCGGATCTGCCGGCCGCCGCGATCAAGTATGTCCGCCGGGTCGAGGAGTTGATCCGGTGCCCGGTGGCGCTGTTGTCGACCAGCCCGGAACGCGACGATACGATCCTCGTCACCGATCCCTTCGCCGACTGA
- a CDS encoding DUF2842 domain-containing protein, whose amino-acid sequence MLSYRTRRRLSLLILLVGLPIYIVVAVSAVNWLDAHFGRQPIWIELLVYIALGFLWALPFRFVFRGVGKADPDAKDQGD is encoded by the coding sequence ATGCTGAGCTACCGGACAAGGCGGCGGCTGTCGCTTCTGATCCTCTTGGTCGGGCTGCCGATCTACATCGTTGTCGCGGTCAGCGCGGTGAACTGGCTCGACGCGCATTTCGGGCGCCAGCCCATCTGGATCGAGCTTCTTGTCTATATTGCTCTGGGTTTCCTTTGGGCGCTCCCCTTCCGCTTTGTCTTCCGTGGGGTCGGCAAGGCAGATCCGGACGCCAAGGACCAGGGTGACTGA
- a CDS encoding thiamine diphosphokinase — MKKVIVHSKLPVTLIGAGAFSQEFVKEALRHAPCLVAADGGVNVAVAMGLVPEAVIGDLDSASEAALSAVPKDQIWPVKEQDTTDFEKCLARIKAPVILAVGFAGSRLDHLLAVFAALARYPGCNCVVIGDEDVIFLAPRVLSLDLPAGTRVSLFPLGPVTGRSEGLEWPIAGIEFAPDGRIGTSNRVTGPVTLSFDAEKMLVLLPRDCLVAAIEALVPAD; from the coding sequence ATGAAAAAGGTCATTGTTCACTCAAAATTGCCCGTCACGCTCATTGGCGCAGGCGCGTTCTCCCAGGAATTCGTGAAGGAAGCCCTGAGGCACGCGCCCTGTCTTGTAGCAGCAGATGGTGGCGTGAATGTGGCCGTTGCGATGGGGCTGGTGCCCGAAGCGGTCATCGGCGACCTCGATTCCGCGTCGGAGGCGGCGCTCTCGGCGGTGCCGAAGGACCAAATCTGGCCGGTCAAGGAGCAAGACACCACCGATTTCGAGAAGTGCCTCGCCCGAATCAAGGCACCCGTCATCCTTGCTGTGGGCTTTGCCGGCAGCCGGCTCGACCATCTTCTGGCGGTCTTCGCGGCCCTCGCGCGATATCCCGGATGCAACTGTGTCGTCATCGGGGACGAGGACGTGATCTTCCTCGCGCCGCGCGTCCTTTCCCTTGACCTGCCGGCCGGGACTAGGGTGTCGTTGTTCCCCCTCGGGCCGGTTACAGGGCGGTCGGAGGGGTTGGAATGGCCGATCGCGGGGATCGAGTTCGCACCGGATGGACGGATCGGGACCTCGAATCGCGTGACGGGGCCGGTGACGCTGAGCTTCGACGCGGAGAAAATGCTGGTTCTTCTGCCGCGCGACTGCCTCGTCGCGGCTATCGAAGCTCTGGTGCCGGCGGATTAA
- a CDS encoding DMT family transporter, with product MDLDDRILLGVALMIAFCVFAPLIDVASKLAAQAVPVGVIVLGRGVVQAALMLPVVLVMGLRLHLSRRALRLAALRALLLVSSTYCFVAAVRVMPIADALAIAFVEPFIILLIGRLVLSEQVGPRRLAACAVGFIGSLFVIQPSFAAFGPVAFFPLGTALSFALYMLVTRRLSREVHPVAMQFHTALLAAILCLPLLALGTAADVASLTFAAPKGIFWLWVFCVGLASAVAHLAMTYALKFAPSATLAPLHYLEIVTATVLGYLVFGDFPNSLTWTGIAIIVASGLYVIHRERQVARAARLTLNPPAPELR from the coding sequence ATGGACCTCGATGACCGAATCCTGCTCGGCGTTGCGCTGATGATCGCCTTCTGCGTCTTCGCGCCGTTGATCGACGTGGCCTCAAAGCTTGCCGCCCAAGCCGTGCCTGTCGGCGTTATAGTGCTTGGTCGCGGCGTCGTTCAGGCCGCGCTCATGCTGCCCGTCGTCCTCGTGATGGGCCTGCGTCTGCACCTCTCGCGCCGCGCGCTCCGCCTCGCGGCCCTCCGCGCGCTCCTGCTCGTCAGCTCCACCTACTGCTTCGTCGCCGCCGTCCGCGTGATGCCGATCGCCGATGCGCTCGCCATCGCCTTCGTGGAGCCCTTCATCATCCTGCTCATCGGCCGGCTCGTCCTGTCCGAACAGGTCGGGCCCCGCCGGCTCGCCGCCTGCGCCGTGGGTTTCATCGGCTCGCTCTTCGTGATCCAGCCGTCCTTCGCGGCCTTCGGCCCGGTCGCCTTCTTCCCGCTCGGCACCGCCTTGTCCTTCGCGCTCTACATGCTCGTGACCCGGCGTCTCTCGCGCGAGGTACATCCCGTCGCGATGCAGTTCCACACCGCGCTTCTCGCCGCCATCCTCTGCCTGCCGCTCCTCGCGCTCGGCACCGCGGCGGACGTGGCGTCGCTGACCTTCGCGGCGCCGAAAGGGATTTTCTGGCTCTGGGTCTTCTGCGTCGGCCTCGCCTCGGCGGTCGCGCACCTGGCGATGACATACGCACTGAAGTTCGCACCGTCGGCCACGCTCGCGCCGCTTCATTACCTCGAAATCGTAACGGCGACCGTCCTCGGCTATCTGGTCTTCGGGGATTTCCCCAACAGCCTGACCTGGACGGGAATCGCGATCATTGTCGCCTCCGGGCTCTACGTCATCCACCGCGAACGCCAGGTGGCGCGGGCCGCGCGCCTCACGCTTAATCCGCCGGCACCAGAGCTTCGATAG
- a CDS encoding DMT family transporter, translated as MRPDRPLLGILMMLGFCLFAPLGDALAKILGPRVPLLELVTARFAIQAAVLTPLLLATGGTLRMGARAFRLTLVRTALHIAGISAMFLALRHLPLADAVAIAFVMPFIMLLLGRFILNEEVGPHRLAACAVGFAGTLLVIQPNFSEVGAPALLPLLVAVIFAFFMLVTRQIARDTDAVTLQAVSGLAASAVLVPALALAEGTAIPELDPILPGRTDAALLLALGLLGTIAHLLMTGALRHAPTSTLAPMQYLEIPLATIVGLIIFGHLPNGLAALGIAVTIAAGLYVIARERRIARLGAA; from the coding sequence ATGCGCCCCGACCGTCCCCTTCTCGGCATCCTGATGATGCTCGGTTTCTGCCTCTTCGCTCCGCTCGGCGATGCGTTGGCCAAGATCCTCGGCCCGCGTGTTCCGCTGCTCGAGCTTGTGACCGCGCGGTTCGCCATCCAGGCGGCCGTGCTCACGCCATTACTGCTCGCCACCGGCGGAACGCTTCGCATGGGCGCGCGCGCGTTCCGCCTGACTCTCGTGCGCACCGCGCTTCACATCGCGGGCATATCGGCGATGTTCCTTGCGCTCCGCCACCTGCCGCTGGCCGACGCCGTCGCCATCGCCTTCGTGATGCCGTTCATCATGCTCCTTCTCGGTCGATTCATCCTGAACGAGGAGGTCGGCCCGCACCGACTCGCCGCCTGCGCGGTCGGCTTCGCGGGCACGCTTCTGGTGATCCAGCCCAATTTCTCCGAAGTCGGCGCGCCCGCGCTCCTGCCGCTTCTCGTCGCAGTGATCTTCGCGTTCTTCATGCTGGTCACGCGCCAGATCGCGCGCGACACCGACGCTGTCACGCTCCAGGCCGTCTCGGGCCTCGCGGCCTCGGCCGTCCTGGTGCCTGCACTCGCCCTTGCCGAGGGAACGGCCATCCCAGAGCTCGACCCGATCCTGCCGGGTAGGACGGATGCAGCGCTCCTACTCGCACTTGGGCTTCTCGGCACGATCGCGCATCTCCTGATGACCGGGGCGCTCCGTCATGCGCCGACTTCGACGCTCGCACCGATGCAGTATCTGGAGATCCCGCTCGCGACGATCGTCGGCCTGATCATTTTCGGCCACCTCCCGAACGGGCTCGCCGCGCTTGGCATCGCGGTTACGATCGCGGCCGGGCTCTATGTCATCGCCCGCGAACGACGGATCGCGCGCCTCGGCGCCGCCTGA
- a CDS encoding ArnT family glycosyltransferase has product MLTRPRILALLPSLLVASLIVVLFGLRPLDILDRLFVPDDTYYTLTIARSLAMGEGPVASHGTLTSGFQPLIAFLMVPVFWLGAEADQALRAVLLLSSSIGVLVTGMMVLFLLRRTGSVSVAAMGGLFTATSPNLITNHFNGLETSLAGFLTLLAVLLAYEIPRGRPARIALATGFVVGLAILARIDTIFVVVLIGLWILARHGAAVTAIVAGTAFVIVAPWWTYCLVEFGSVVPESGGAVRQLVHYHQEAGHQTSFGQVAMAVIALGTLGYGASASGLVGSFTGIVFAKFAAIYSALRNWRSGPEALLALASLTLLAFYVCYLPALWFFERYLYPVFLSAIVCGAVGIWKIASRGGDAGIAMSGLIGAGLVATNLFVLLPYLSSPDGRLERRIDGPKGYREVAIAVLQQLPDAAVVGSMQTGALAFYADRDIRVVNLDGVVNGEAKDAMGRGELGDYLLRRSVAYFADWERGLSKLRYFAADGDASLDFRPISTFPMSLDDPFILYDVDERSEMRSLPHGA; this is encoded by the coding sequence ATGTTGACGCGGCCCCGTATTCTGGCATTGCTGCCTTCCCTTCTCGTTGCGTCGCTCATCGTCGTTCTTTTTGGCCTTCGGCCGCTCGACATACTGGATCGTTTGTTTGTTCCCGATGACACGTACTACACGCTGACGATCGCTCGGTCCCTTGCGATGGGCGAGGGGCCGGTGGCGAGCCACGGGACTTTGACGTCGGGCTTTCAGCCGCTGATCGCATTTTTGATGGTGCCTGTTTTCTGGCTAGGCGCGGAGGCCGATCAGGCACTTCGAGCGGTGCTCCTGCTCAGCAGCAGCATTGGCGTTCTGGTCACCGGTATGATGGTGCTTTTTCTTCTGAGACGGACAGGTTCCGTCAGTGTGGCTGCGATGGGGGGCCTGTTTACGGCGACCTCGCCAAACCTCATCACCAATCATTTCAACGGGCTGGAAACATCGCTCGCGGGGTTTCTAACACTGCTCGCGGTCCTTCTTGCGTACGAAATACCCCGTGGGCGTCCAGCGCGAATTGCGTTGGCGACCGGGTTTGTCGTGGGTCTGGCGATCCTGGCGCGGATCGATACCATCTTTGTCGTTGTTCTGATCGGGCTATGGATACTCGCCCGGCACGGCGCGGCGGTGACGGCGATCGTTGCGGGGACGGCGTTTGTGATCGTCGCGCCATGGTGGACGTATTGCCTTGTGGAGTTCGGATCGGTCGTGCCGGAAAGCGGCGGCGCGGTGCGGCAGCTGGTGCACTACCATCAGGAGGCCGGACACCAGACGTCATTTGGGCAGGTCGCAATGGCCGTGATCGCATTGGGGACGCTCGGCTACGGGGCGAGTGCTTCGGGACTGGTCGGCTCCTTTACAGGCATAGTGTTCGCCAAGTTCGCGGCGATCTATTCCGCCTTGCGAAACTGGCGAAGCGGTCCCGAAGCGCTGCTTGCTCTCGCTTCGCTGACGTTGCTCGCCTTCTACGTCTGTTATCTCCCCGCCCTCTGGTTCTTCGAACGCTATCTGTATCCCGTCTTTCTCAGCGCGATCGTGTGCGGCGCGGTGGGGATCTGGAAAATCGCGAGCCGCGGCGGCGATGCAGGAATCGCGATGTCCGGACTGATCGGCGCCGGCCTCGTTGCCACGAATCTCTTCGTTCTGCTTCCGTATCTGTCTTCGCCTGACGGTCGGCTCGAACGTCGCATCGATGGGCCCAAAGGCTACCGCGAGGTCGCAATCGCGGTGCTTCAGCAGCTGCCGGACGCCGCTGTCGTAGGTTCGATGCAGACCGGAGCATTGGCATTCTACGCCGATCGGGACATTCGCGTCGTCAATCTTGACGGAGTCGTCAACGGTGAGGCGAAAGACGCCATGGGCCGGGGCGAACTTGGCGACTACTTGTTGCGGAGATCGGTTGCCTACTTCGCTGACTGGGAACGTGGTCTCAGCAAGCTGCGGTATTTCGCGGCGGACGGAGACGCATCGCTGGATTTTCGGCCCATCTCGACATTTCCGATGTCATTGGACGATCCTTTCATTCTTTACGATGTCGATGAACGGTCGGAAATGCGATCCCTGCCACACGGAGCGTAG
- a CDS encoding L-serine ammonia-lyase has translation MFLSVFDMFKVGVGPSSSHTMGPMVAGARFLDALRASPFNAHGLKASLHGSLAFTGKGHATDRATILGLAGFLPDSYDNEKAEATLATIAETGTVSPPGLPTLKFVPATDLVFDYDHPLPGHANAMILMATDAQDDVILQETYYSIGGGFVLTEAELAEAGKAGAKPSGCPYPFQTAAEMLEMAAASGNSIAEIKRANELHFRSAKELDDGMARLWQVMNDCIERGLATDGILPGGLKVRRRAKGIHEALKAERGLNITAPHVINDWMSVYAMAVNEENAAGGQVVTAPTNGAAGVLPAVIRYWLDHVPGASASKIGDFLLTASAIGGLCKHNASISGAECGCQAEVGSAAAMAAAGLCAVMGGSPAQVENAAEIALEHHLGMTCDPVKGLVQVPCIERNGLGAIKAVSAASLALRGDGKHFVPLDSAIETMRQTGHDMHEKYKETSLGGLAVNVPNC, from the coding sequence ATGTTCCTATCCGTATTCGACATGTTCAAAGTGGGCGTCGGCCCATCCTCGTCGCACACGATGGGACCGATGGTGGCGGGTGCGCGCTTCCTCGACGCGCTGCGGGCCTCACCATTCAACGCGCATGGGCTGAAGGCCTCGCTTCACGGCTCGCTCGCCTTCACAGGCAAGGGCCACGCGACCGACCGCGCGACGATTCTCGGCCTGGCTGGCTTCCTGCCCGACAGCTACGACAACGAAAAGGCCGAGGCCACGCTGGCCACCATCGCCGAAACGGGCACCGTCTCGCCGCCGGGCCTTCCGACGCTGAAATTCGTGCCCGCGACGGACCTGGTCTTCGACTACGACCACCCGCTTCCCGGCCATGCGAACGCCATGATCCTCATGGCAACGGACGCCCAGGACGACGTGATCCTCCAAGAGACCTACTACTCCATCGGCGGCGGCTTCGTGCTGACTGAGGCCGAGCTTGCCGAAGCGGGCAAGGCCGGCGCGAAACCCTCGGGCTGTCCCTACCCGTTCCAGACCGCGGCCGAAATGCTCGAGATGGCCGCCGCTTCGGGCAATTCCATCGCCGAGATCAAGCGCGCGAACGAGCTGCACTTCCGCTCCGCGAAGGAGCTCGACGACGGCATGGCGCGCCTCTGGCAGGTGATGAACGACTGCATCGAACGCGGGCTCGCCACCGACGGCATCCTTCCCGGTGGGCTGAAGGTCCGCCGCCGCGCCAAGGGCATCCACGAGGCGCTGAAAGCCGAGCGCGGGCTGAACATCACCGCGCCCCATGTGATCAACGACTGGATGAGCGTCTACGCCATGGCGGTGAACGAGGAAAACGCCGCCGGTGGCCAGGTCGTGACCGCGCCCACGAACGGGGCAGCGGGCGTGTTGCCCGCCGTGATCCGCTACTGGCTCGACCATGTGCCCGGAGCGAGCGCCTCGAAGATCGGCGACTTCCTCCTGACCGCGTCTGCCATCGGCGGCCTTTGCAAGCACAACGCGTCCATTTCCGGTGCCGAATGCGGCTGCCAGGCCGAGGTCGGCTCCGCCGCGGCGATGGCCGCCGCCGGCCTCTGCGCGGTGATGGGTGGTAGCCCCGCACAGGTGGAGAACGCGGCCGAGATCGCGCTCGAGCACCATCTCGGCATGACCTGCGATCCGGTGAAGGGGCTGGTTCAGGTACCGTGCATTGAGCGGAACGGCCTCGGCGCGATCAAGGCGGTCTCTGCTGCGTCGCTGGCGCTCAGGGGCGATGGCAAACACTTCGTGCCACTGGATTCGGCGATCGAGACGATGCGGCAGACCGGCCACGACATGCACGAGAAATACAAGGAAACTTCGCTCGGCGGTCTCGCGGTCAACGTCCCGAATTGCTAG